The following proteins come from a genomic window of Aquabacterium sp. A3:
- a CDS encoding DMT family transporter produces MPRPHLSGTPAPASLGWLVLLTACTMVAFAANSLLARLALQTTPIDPSTFTAVRLGAGALTLAALMRHQGLRLDTSRRGWWSGLLLFVYAAGFSHAYRGLDTGTGALVLFASAQLLMMAVGWQRGERPHGVGALLALAGLVVFLAPGASPTAASHLVHAALMLAAGLAWGGFSVLGKSAGQQAMTPLAATGSSFVLATPLALGLLAWESLQGTALHAPPLGVAYAVLSGCVTSALGYVLWYWVRQRMATQAAGTVQLSVPVLSALMGLAWLGETMGLRQVLAGGVVLMGVALAAQHGARQRRG; encoded by the coding sequence ATGCCCCGCCCCCACCTCTCCGGCACGCCTGCACCCGCATCTCTGGGGTGGCTGGTTCTGCTCACGGCCTGCACCATGGTTGCCTTTGCCGCCAACTCGCTGCTGGCCAGGCTGGCGTTGCAGACCACCCCCATCGATCCCAGCACCTTCACGGCGGTGCGGCTGGGCGCGGGCGCACTCACGCTGGCGGCGCTGATGCGCCACCAAGGCCTGCGCTTGGACACCTCGCGCCGGGGATGGTGGTCAGGGCTGCTGTTGTTCGTGTACGCCGCGGGCTTCTCTCACGCCTACCGCGGGCTGGACACCGGCACTGGCGCACTGGTGTTGTTCGCGTCGGCGCAGTTGCTGATGATGGCCGTGGGCTGGCAGCGCGGCGAACGTCCCCACGGTGTGGGCGCGCTGTTGGCACTGGCCGGGCTCGTGGTGTTTCTGGCGCCCGGCGCCTCACCCACGGCAGCGAGCCACCTGGTGCATGCGGCACTGATGCTGGCCGCTGGCCTGGCCTGGGGCGGCTTCTCGGTGCTGGGCAAATCAGCCGGTCAACAGGCCATGACGCCCCTGGCCGCCACCGGCAGCAGTTTTGTGCTGGCCACCCCACTGGCCCTGGGCCTGCTGGCGTGGGAATCGCTGCAGGGTACCGCCTTGCACGCCCCACCACTGGGCGTGGCGTATGCCGTGCTGTCGGGGTGCGTGACCTCGGCCCTGGGTTACGTGCTGTGGTACTGGGTGCGACAGCGCATGGCCACCCAGGCTGCCGGCACGGTGCAGTTGTCAGTGCCCGTGCTGAGCGCGCTGATGGGCCTGGCCTGGCTGGGCGAAACCATGGGCCTGCGCCAGGTGCTGGCAGGTGGCGTGGTGCTGATGGGCGTGGCGTTGGCCGCACAACATGGTGCACGCCAACGCCGTGGCTAG
- a CDS encoding alpha/beta hydrolase, translating to MLLKSVPSWLWSMVFGWLLLCTALCMALWLGGPRHPAPMVSINEPFKALSREGLPDLQYVQAEDGQSLAYRAYVPAGTAKGCVVLVHGSSATSVSMHAVARALVTAGHVVYALDMRGHGASGPKGHIDHVGQLESDLHAFVKAVQVPRPSTLLGFSSGGGFVLRVAGSLQQGDFDSYLLVSPFISQDAPNQRPGSGGWVHVGVPRIVALTALNAVGIRWFNHLPVTAFALNAEARSHLTSTYDFNLASNFRPPANYLATMQRVRRPLSVLAGAEDEAFVSAALQGMVRDAGQAWPVEILPGLGHIPMILAPSALQAVVRHVAHLQGGAAGQDGMLRDPLAH from the coding sequence ATGCTTTTGAAATCGGTCCCGTCGTGGCTGTGGTCGATGGTGTTCGGGTGGCTGCTGTTGTGCACGGCCTTGTGCATGGCGTTGTGGCTGGGTGGGCCCCGTCATCCAGCGCCCATGGTCAGCATCAACGAGCCGTTCAAGGCCTTGAGTCGCGAGGGGCTGCCCGATCTGCAGTACGTTCAAGCTGAAGATGGGCAGTCACTGGCCTACCGTGCGTACGTGCCAGCGGGAACGGCCAAGGGCTGCGTGGTCCTGGTGCACGGATCGTCGGCCACCAGTGTGAGCATGCATGCGGTGGCCCGTGCGTTGGTGACGGCCGGCCACGTGGTGTATGCGTTGGACATGCGAGGCCATGGCGCATCGGGGCCCAAAGGGCACATCGACCACGTCGGCCAGCTTGAATCGGATCTGCATGCCTTTGTGAAGGCTGTTCAGGTGCCCAGGCCATCAACCCTGCTGGGCTTCTCATCAGGGGGTGGGTTTGTGTTGCGCGTGGCGGGCAGCCTTCAGCAAGGCGATTTTGACAGTTACCTCCTGGTGTCTCCATTCATCAGCCAGGATGCTCCCAACCAACGCCCAGGCAGCGGCGGGTGGGTGCATGTGGGCGTGCCGCGCATCGTGGCGCTCACCGCCCTCAACGCGGTGGGCATTCGCTGGTTCAATCATTTGCCGGTGACGGCGTTTGCACTGAACGCGGAAGCACGCAGTCACCTGACGTCCACGTATGACTTCAACCTGGCCAGCAATTTCAGGCCCCCAGCCAACTACCTGGCCACGATGCAGCGGGTGCGGCGTCCGCTGTCGGTGTTGGCCGGTGCCGAGGATGAGGCCTTCGTGAGCGCTGCGCTGCAAGGCATGGTGCGCGATGCGGGCCAAGCCTGGCCCGTCGAGATATTGCCCGGCCTTGGTCACATTCCCATGATCCTGGCGCCTTCAGCCCTTCAGGCCGTGGTGCGCCATGTTGCGCATCTTCAAGGGGGCGCAGCCGGGCAAGACGGTATGCTGCGTGATCCGCTCGCTCATTGA
- a CDS encoding ABC transporter substrate-binding protein, giving the protein MFSVSELTASVRKHLVSGAKALVAVSALVGAQLSWAAQPLTVGYSDWPGWVAWQVAIDKGWFKQAGVDVKFEWFDYSASLEAFAAGKIDAVTMTNGDTLVTGATGVKGVMVMLTDYSNGNDMIIGRPGVKSLKDLKGKKVAVEFGLVEHLLLLNGLKKAGMKESDVTLVNAKTNEMPQVLASGDVAAVGAWQPIAGQAIRGLPGSRPIYTSADEPGLIYDVLAVNPTSLAARKADWQKVVGVWDKVVSFINDPKTQPEALKIMAARVGVKPEAYATFLKGTRLLSLKEGKAIMVKADGFKSLYGSSKIADEFNVANEVYKTPQSIDSYIDASLTNAAAK; this is encoded by the coding sequence ATGTTCTCTGTATCCGAGTTGACCGCAAGCGTGCGCAAGCACCTGGTGAGTGGGGCCAAGGCCCTCGTGGCCGTGTCGGCCCTGGTGGGCGCACAGCTCAGTTGGGCGGCCCAACCCCTGACCGTGGGCTACAGCGACTGGCCGGGCTGGGTGGCCTGGCAGGTGGCCATTGACAAAGGCTGGTTCAAGCAAGCCGGTGTCGATGTGAAGTTCGAGTGGTTTGACTACTCGGCCTCGCTGGAGGCCTTCGCGGCCGGCAAGATCGACGCCGTGACCATGACCAATGGCGACACCCTGGTGACGGGCGCCACCGGCGTCAAGGGCGTGATGGTGATGCTGACCGACTACTCCAACGGCAATGACATGATCATTGGCCGCCCTGGCGTCAAGTCGCTCAAGGACCTCAAGGGCAAGAAGGTGGCGGTGGAGTTCGGCCTGGTCGAACACCTGCTGCTGCTCAATGGCCTGAAGAAGGCGGGCATGAAGGAGTCTGATGTCACCTTGGTGAACGCCAAGACCAACGAAATGCCTCAGGTGCTGGCCTCGGGTGACGTGGCCGCCGTGGGCGCCTGGCAGCCCATCGCGGGTCAGGCCATCCGGGGCTTGCCGGGCTCGCGCCCCATCTACACCTCGGCCGACGAGCCAGGTCTGATCTACGACGTGCTGGCCGTCAACCCCACGAGCCTGGCGGCCCGCAAGGCAGACTGGCAGAAGGTGGTGGGCGTGTGGGACAAGGTGGTCAGCTTCATCAACGACCCCAAGACCCAGCCGGAAGCGTTGAAGATCATGGCCGCGCGCGTGGGCGTCAAGCCCGAGGCCTACGCCACCTTCCTCAAGGGCACCCGACTGCTCTCGCTGAAGGAAGGCAAGGCCATCATGGTCAAGGCCGATGGCTTCAAGTCGCTGTATGGCTCCAGCAAGATCGCCGATGAGTTCAACGTGGCCAACGAGGTGTACAAGACCCCGCAGTCCATCGACAGCTACATCGACGCCTCGTTGACCAACGCTGCGGCCAAGTAA
- the arfB gene encoding alternative ribosome rescue aminoacyl-tRNA hydrolase ArfB yields MSHVIHLREVEFTAVRAQGPGGQNVNKVSSAVHLRFDIRRSTLPDAVKERLLQSRDQRITTEGVIVIKAQTSRSREQNKAEALARLEALILQASRVAPVRRPTQPTRAARQRRLEAKSQRGDIKASRTRVRP; encoded by the coding sequence ATGAGCCATGTCATCCATTTGCGCGAGGTCGAGTTCACCGCCGTGCGCGCGCAAGGGCCAGGCGGTCAGAACGTCAACAAGGTCTCCAGCGCGGTGCACCTGCGTTTTGACATCAGGCGGTCGACGCTGCCGGACGCGGTGAAAGAGCGCCTGCTGCAGTCCCGTGATCAGCGCATCACCACGGAAGGCGTCATCGTGATCAAGGCGCAGACTTCACGCAGCCGCGAGCAAAACAAAGCCGAGGCCCTGGCCCGACTGGAGGCGCTGATCTTGCAAGCCTCACGCGTGGCACCTGTGCGTCGCCCCACCCAGCCTACGCGGGCAGCCCGACAGCGCCGCCTCGAGGCGAAGTCGCAGCGTGGAGACATCAAGGCGTCGCGGACCAGGGTGCGGCCGTGA
- a CDS encoding DUF924 family protein, with amino-acid sequence MTTTNAAPEAVLTFWFDEIQPSQWWTVDAGFDEALAARFGGLLTRAARGELVDWRETPRGRLAEVIVLDQFSRNIHRGTPGAFAQDPMALALAQEAVARGALSALSEPMERTFLLMPYMHSESALIHRHAEPLFKQWAPATNHDYELRHKAIIDRFGRYPHRNQVLGRASSDEELAFLREPGSSF; translated from the coding sequence ATGACCACCACCAACGCTGCGCCCGAAGCCGTGCTGACCTTCTGGTTTGACGAGATCCAGCCCAGTCAGTGGTGGACGGTGGACGCGGGCTTTGACGAGGCCTTGGCAGCGCGCTTTGGCGGCCTGCTGACCCGCGCCGCCCGGGGCGAATTGGTGGACTGGCGCGAGACGCCGCGCGGCCGCCTGGCCGAGGTGATCGTGCTGGACCAGTTCTCGCGCAACATCCACCGCGGCACGCCAGGCGCCTTTGCGCAAGACCCGATGGCCCTGGCCCTGGCGCAGGAGGCCGTGGCCCGGGGGGCGCTGTCCGCGCTGAGCGAACCCATGGAGCGCACCTTCTTGCTGATGCCCTACATGCACAGCGAGTCGGCACTCATCCACCGCCACGCCGAGCCGCTGTTCAAGCAGTGGGCACCGGCCACCAATCACGATTACGAGCTGCGGCACAAGGCCATCATCGACCGGTTTGGACGCTACCCGCACCGCAATCAGGTGCTGGGACGAGCGTCATCCGATGAGGAGCTGGCGTTTCTGCGTGAGCCCGGCTCCAGCTTCTGA
- a CDS encoding ABC transporter permease: protein MSTSTWFAVRAPLSPRSRWMLGLGSFLLPLLLWAAVSYVPWLWHPQVLVTEVGDVSYLEVGMRMERAAFADEVAAMQEAGQQPPQGTPANPVYLPAPHEVGRAFYTAFTTPPQQKDGLWLHESLWQSMQIIFWGFLISSLVGVPLGILCGVYTPISRLHEPFIEFFRYLPAPAFGALAVAILGIHAGPKIAIIVIGTFFQQVLVIANTTRKLEFGLLEAALTLGTKRWKLLSRVVLPGILPDLYRDQRVLLGWAWTYLIVAELIGASSGITFFITQQARYQNFDNVYAAIAMIGIIGLSIDLMLAWLGRRLFPWDTAKGRT from the coding sequence ATGAGCACCTCCACCTGGTTTGCCGTGCGCGCGCCGCTGTCGCCTCGCAGCCGGTGGATGCTGGGCCTGGGCTCGTTCTTGCTGCCGCTGTTGTTGTGGGCGGCCGTGAGCTACGTGCCCTGGCTGTGGCACCCCCAGGTGCTGGTGACCGAGGTGGGCGATGTGAGCTACCTGGAGGTGGGCATGCGCATGGAGCGCGCCGCCTTTGCCGACGAGGTGGCCGCCATGCAGGAGGCGGGGCAACAACCGCCCCAGGGCACACCGGCCAACCCCGTGTACCTGCCCGCGCCGCATGAGGTGGGGCGCGCGTTTTACACCGCCTTCACCACCCCGCCCCAGCAAAAAGATGGCTTGTGGCTGCATGAAAGCCTGTGGCAAAGCATGCAGATCATCTTCTGGGGATTTTTGATCTCGTCACTGGTGGGCGTGCCGCTGGGCATTTTGTGCGGTGTGTACACGCCCATCTCGCGGCTGCACGAGCCCTTCATCGAATTCTTCCGCTACCTGCCGGCGCCCGCTTTTGGCGCATTGGCCGTGGCCATCCTGGGCATTCACGCGGGGCCGAAGATCGCCATCATCGTCATCGGCACCTTCTTTCAGCAGGTGCTGGTCATCGCCAACACCACACGCAAGCTGGAGTTCGGCCTGCTCGAAGCCGCCCTCACCCTGGGCACCAAGCGCTGGAAGCTGCTCAGCCGGGTGGTGCTGCCCGGCATCCTGCCGGACCTGTACCGCGATCAGCGCGTGCTGCTGGGCTGGGCCTGGACGTACCTGATCGTGGCCGAGCTGATCGGCGCCAGCTCGGGCATCACCTTCTTCATCACCCAGCAGGCCCGTTACCAGAACTTCGACAACGTGTATGCGGCCATCGCCATGATCGGCATCATCGGCCTGAGCATCGACCTGATGCTGGCCTGGCTGGGGCGCCGGCTCTTCCCCTGGGACACTGCGAAGGGCAGGACATGA
- a CDS encoding saccharopine dehydrogenase C-terminal domain-containing protein yields MRAALRNVVFMGFGNIGQALAPLLRRRFGHVVVQVLDERMTPEQVAVAAEFGFEWQRACVCVDNFEALLRGRVGEGTLLLNLATSIDSLTLISWAQAQGAWYLDTCIDPWAYRDGELASGDNTNYRMRQAVIECQTAQRRSGVPLPTAVVAHGANPGMVSIFAKEALLRMARRWRPQPVAPVGRIEWAQLAQALGVRVIQVSERDTQSGAMPRAPGEFVNTWSVDGFIAEALQPVEMGWGSHETQGPWHASVCQHDIGDRCGVYAPQLGVHTRVKTRTPAAGEVTGWLISHNEAFSMASWLTLRDGDRVVYRPTVYYAYHPCDEAADSLALLEAGHRADVQAARVLKDEIVDGMDELGVLLLSDRYPALWFGSQLSIGRARALAPHNNATSLQVVGGVMGAIEWLLLHPMAGIVESEDLDHELLMRHAAPYWEPLVEAVFAWHPAGDAEAVSPAAERRWCLDQFIVSKALS; encoded by the coding sequence ATGCGGGCTGCTCTCCGCAACGTGGTGTTCATGGGCTTTGGCAACATCGGGCAGGCGCTGGCGCCTTTGTTGCGTCGCCGATTTGGGCATGTGGTCGTACAGGTGCTGGACGAGAGGATGACCCCCGAGCAGGTGGCTGTGGCCGCAGAGTTCGGGTTTGAGTGGCAGCGCGCCTGTGTGTGTGTCGACAACTTCGAGGCCTTGCTGCGAGGGCGAGTGGGTGAGGGCACCTTGCTTTTGAACCTCGCCACGTCGATTGACAGCCTGACGCTCATTAGCTGGGCGCAGGCACAAGGTGCTTGGTACCTCGACACCTGCATCGATCCGTGGGCTTACCGAGACGGCGAACTTGCCTCTGGCGACAACACCAACTACCGCATGCGCCAGGCGGTCATCGAGTGCCAGACTGCGCAGCGCCGGTCGGGGGTGCCCTTGCCCACCGCCGTTGTCGCCCATGGCGCCAACCCGGGCATGGTGTCCATCTTTGCCAAAGAGGCGTTACTGCGCATGGCCCGCCGCTGGCGGCCGCAGCCTGTGGCGCCGGTGGGGCGCATCGAATGGGCTCAACTGGCACAGGCTTTGGGTGTGCGTGTCATCCAGGTTTCTGAGCGAGACACTCAGTCGGGCGCCATGCCGCGAGCGCCGGGCGAGTTCGTGAACACCTGGTCGGTGGATGGCTTCATCGCCGAGGCGCTGCAGCCCGTGGAAATGGGGTGGGGCAGCCACGAGACTCAGGGGCCGTGGCACGCGAGCGTGTGCCAGCACGACATCGGCGATCGTTGCGGCGTGTACGCGCCACAACTGGGGGTTCACACCCGAGTGAAGACACGCACTCCGGCTGCGGGCGAGGTGACCGGCTGGCTGATCAGTCACAACGAGGCGTTCTCGATGGCGTCTTGGTTGACGCTGCGCGACGGTGATCGTGTGGTGTATCGGCCGACCGTTTATTACGCCTACCACCCATGTGACGAAGCGGCCGACAGCCTGGCCTTGCTGGAGGCCGGTCACCGCGCCGACGTGCAGGCAGCCAGGGTTTTGAAAGACGAGATCGTGGACGGCATGGACGAGTTGGGGGTGCTCTTGCTCAGTGACCGCTACCCTGCGTTGTGGTTTGGGTCGCAATTGTCCATTGGGCGCGCCAGAGCGCTGGCGCCGCACAATAATGCCACCAGTCTGCAGGTGGTCGGTGGCGTGATGGGTGCCATCGAATGGCTGCTCCTGCATCCGATGGCGGGCATTGTGGAATCCGAAGACCTTGATCATGAACTGCTGATGCGCCATGCCGCCCCATACTGGGAGCCCCTGGTCGAGGCCGTGTTTGCGTGGCATCCGGCGGGCGATGCCGAGGCTGTTTCACCAGCGGCTGAACGTCGCTGGTGCCTCGACCAGTTCATCGTGAGCAAGGCCCTTTCGTGA